A DNA window from Novosphingobium sp. RL4 contains the following coding sequences:
- a CDS encoding TonB-dependent receptor domain-containing protein yields the protein MKTSLKKAALRSATCVAAFTFTATGAYAQDAATEEAPASEAIVVTGSRINNPNLTQAAPVNVTTADTIQLAQNNVAEEVLREIPGIVPSIGSAVNNGNGGASYVDLRGLGSNRNIVLLDGQRIVPAELVGRVDLNNIPLALVERVDVLTGGASATYGADAISGVVNFVINNEFEGLELNSSYQITEQGDGATFRTDLSTGASFDDGRGHVILGIGYQQADPVYQGQRGYSVYNVDSFSGEASGSGTTLPTRFGAQQIAPDGQSLVPYYQPYNFNPSNIFSTPFERFNIFSSAKYEVADNIEIYSRGMFSKQTVSTVIAPSGAFGISVDIPISNPFLNDGLRSSFCSIAGLDAASCALAAAATDPNDPNYRTATTSMYRRAVEVGPRISDYQTTMFDYRAGIRGDVTSNIQFDVSGAYGESENIQTIKGYTLNSRIRDSLLATNSSTCLEGTTDGCIPVNWFTPDATTLTAEQIDFLTEESTVINRFSLAQATAELSGNIGVSSPFASDPISFAAGVEFREYNASQASDTLAQTGDLGGAGGAAPNIKGGYKVYEVFGELQVPLVQDKPFFEELSLNAGVRQSHYEVDAASSPKYNTTTWTVGGVWGPVSDIKLRGNYSRAVRAPNIYELFYPVTTALTNLSDDPCATFTDTGGAIPGRSAPTGVLRDVCIAQGATAANVGNIFQPAAGQANYTGGGNINLKPEKSDSWTLGVVFQPSVVPGLSLTVDYYNIKIKDAITTPTPGDAMSACFDNLSVTNPACLAIQRNPLDGGLSGDPATTPGLALNLSNQGKLSTAGIDFTANYRRNIGFADLILALNGNWTDKSVFQSSPTGVARDCVGLYSENCASLQPKWQWSTRTTLAFENIDVSLLWRHIDSFKYEDFGEAFQGTLGDDVGALAGKNVDFNRIKAFDYFDLTTRFNATDNVTFTVTIQNLFDKKPPIVGSNIGSTAYNSGNTYPSTYDALGRRFAVAAKLRF from the coding sequence GTGAAAACATCTCTGAAGAAGGCCGCTCTCCGGAGCGCAACGTGCGTTGCCGCCTTCACGTTCACCGCAACCGGCGCCTACGCGCAGGACGCGGCGACTGAAGAAGCACCCGCGAGCGAAGCCATCGTCGTCACCGGTTCGCGCATCAACAACCCGAACCTGACGCAAGCTGCCCCGGTCAACGTCACGACCGCAGACACGATCCAGCTGGCCCAGAACAACGTTGCCGAAGAAGTCCTGCGCGAAATTCCGGGCATCGTCCCGTCGATCGGTTCCGCGGTCAACAACGGCAACGGCGGCGCAAGCTACGTCGACCTTCGCGGCCTCGGTTCGAACCGCAACATCGTCCTGCTGGACGGCCAGCGCATCGTCCCCGCCGAACTGGTCGGCCGTGTCGACCTCAACAACATCCCGCTCGCCCTCGTCGAGCGCGTTGACGTCCTGACCGGCGGTGCATCGGCCACCTACGGTGCCGACGCCATCTCGGGCGTCGTCAACTTCGTCATCAACAACGAATTCGAAGGCCTGGAGCTGAACAGCAGCTACCAGATCACCGAACAGGGCGACGGCGCCACCTTCCGTACCGACCTGTCGACCGGCGCCTCGTTCGACGATGGCCGCGGTCACGTGATCCTGGGCATCGGCTATCAGCAGGCAGACCCTGTCTACCAGGGCCAGCGCGGCTACTCGGTCTACAACGTCGACAGCTTCTCGGGCGAAGCCTCGGGTTCGGGCACGACCCTTCCGACCCGCTTCGGCGCCCAGCAGATCGCGCCTGACGGCCAGAGCCTGGTTCCCTACTACCAGCCCTACAACTTCAACCCGTCGAACATCTTCAGCACGCCGTTCGAACGCTTCAACATCTTCAGCTCCGCGAAGTATGAAGTTGCCGACAACATCGAGATCTACAGCCGCGGCATGTTCTCGAAGCAGACCGTCTCGACGGTCATCGCCCCCTCGGGCGCATTCGGCATCTCGGTCGACATTCCGATCTCGAACCCGTTCCTGAACGACGGCCTGCGCAGCTCGTTCTGCTCGATCGCCGGCCTCGACGCTGCGTCCTGCGCCCTCGCAGCCGCCGCAACCGATCCCAACGACCCGAACTACCGCACCGCCACGACCTCGATGTACCGTCGTGCCGTCGAAGTCGGTCCGCGTATCTCCGACTACCAGACCACGATGTTCGACTATCGTGCCGGTATTCGCGGTGACGTAACCAGCAACATCCAGTTCGACGTTTCGGGCGCTTATGGCGAATCCGAAAACATCCAGACCATCAAGGGCTACACGCTCAACAGCCGCATTCGCGACTCGCTGCTGGCGACCAACAGCTCCACCTGCCTCGAAGGCACGACCGATGGCTGTATCCCGGTCAACTGGTTCACCCCGGATGCCACCACGCTCACGGCTGAGCAGATCGACTTCCTCACCGAGGAATCGACTGTCATCAACCGCTTCTCGCTGGCCCAGGCCACTGCGGAACTGAGCGGCAACATCGGCGTCAGTTCGCCGTTCGCCTCCGACCCGATCTCGTTCGCGGCCGGTGTCGAATTCCGCGAATACAACGCCAGCCAGGCTTCTGACACGCTTGCCCAGACCGGCGACCTCGGCGGTGCCGGCGGCGCGGCCCCGAACATCAAGGGCGGCTACAAGGTCTACGAAGTCTTCGGCGAACTTCAGGTTCCGCTGGTTCAGGACAAGCCGTTCTTCGAGGAACTCTCGCTGAACGCAGGCGTCCGCCAGTCGCACTACGAAGTCGACGCTGCAAGCAGCCCGAAGTACAATACCACGACCTGGACCGTCGGCGGCGTCTGGGGTCCGGTTTCGGACATCAAGCTGCGCGGTAACTACAGCCGTGCCGTTCGCGCCCCGAACATCTACGAGCTGTTCTACCCGGTCACCACCGCCCTCACCAACCTGTCGGACGATCCCTGCGCCACCTTCACAGACACCGGCGGCGCGATCCCGGGCCGCTCGGCTCCGACCGGCGTTCTTCGTGACGTCTGTATCGCTCAGGGTGCGACTGCCGCCAACGTTGGAAACATCTTCCAGCCGGCAGCCGGCCAGGCCAACTACACGGGCGGCGGCAACATCAACCTGAAGCCCGAAAAGTCGGACTCCTGGACCCTTGGTGTCGTCTTCCAGCCCAGCGTCGTTCCCGGTCTGTCGCTCACGGTCGACTACTACAACATCAAGATCAAGGACGCGATCACCACGCCGACGCCGGGCGACGCCATGTCGGCCTGCTTCGACAACCTCAGCGTCACCAACCCTGCCTGCCTTGCCATCCAGCGTAACCCGCTCGACGGCGGCCTGAGCGGCGATCCGGCCACCACGCCGGGCCTTGCCCTCAACCTCAGCAACCAGGGCAAGCTGTCGACCGCCGGTATCGATTTCACGGCCAACTATCGCCGTAACATCGGTTTCGCGGACCTGATCCTGGCGCTGAACGGCAACTGGACCGACAAGAGCGTGTTCCAGTCCTCGCCGACTGGCGTTGCACGTGACTGCGTCGGCCTCTACTCCGAAAACTGCGCTTCGCTTCAGCCGAAGTGGCAGTGGTCGACCCGTACGACCCTGGCATTCGAGAACATCGACGTCTCGCTGCTGTGGCGCCACATCGACAGCTTCAAGTACGAAGACTTCGGCGAAGCGTTCCAGGGCACCCTTGGCGACGACGTCGGCGCGCTTGCCGGCAAGAACGTCGACTTCAACCGGATCAAGGCGTTCGATTACTTCGACCTGACGACCCGCTTCAACGCGACCGACAACGTCACGTTCACGGTCACGATCCAGAACCTGTTCGACAAGAAGCCGCCGATCGTCGGCTCGAACATCGGTTCGACCGCATACAACAGCGGCAACACCTACCCGTCGACCTACGACGCTCTGGGCCGTCGCTTTGCCGTGGCTGCAAAGCTGCGCTTCTAA
- a CDS encoding SDR family oxidoreductase, with product MKLDSSMAAVVTGAASGLGAATARALAAQGVKVAVFDLNVEAGEAVAAEIGGVFCEVNVTDDASVDAGFAKARAAHGQERILVNCAGIAPAAKTVGKNRETGEPRAHDMALFEKAIAINLVGTFRCISKSAAGMVTLDPLDEAGSRGAIVNTASVAAQDGQIGQAAYAASKGGVLAMTLPVARDLMGEGIRVNTILPGIFETPMMAGMPQQVQDALAAMVPFPKRLGKPAEYAKLALFMLEHDYMNGESVRLDGAIRLGPR from the coding sequence ATGAAACTGGATAGCAGCATGGCCGCGGTCGTTACCGGCGCGGCGTCCGGGCTGGGTGCCGCCACTGCGCGGGCGCTTGCGGCGCAGGGTGTCAAGGTTGCGGTGTTCGACCTCAACGTGGAGGCAGGGGAAGCTGTCGCCGCGGAGATCGGCGGCGTGTTCTGCGAGGTCAACGTCACGGACGATGCCAGCGTCGACGCAGGCTTCGCCAAGGCGCGCGCCGCGCATGGACAGGAACGTATCCTCGTGAACTGCGCGGGCATCGCGCCGGCCGCCAAGACGGTGGGCAAGAACCGCGAGACGGGCGAACCGCGCGCGCATGACATGGCGCTTTTCGAGAAGGCCATCGCCATCAACCTCGTCGGTACGTTCCGTTGCATCAGCAAGTCGGCGGCGGGCATGGTGACGCTCGATCCCCTGGACGAGGCCGGTTCGCGCGGAGCCATCGTCAACACCGCGTCGGTCGCGGCGCAGGACGGCCAGATCGGGCAGGCGGCCTATGCGGCATCCAAGGGCGGCGTCCTTGCCATGACCCTGCCGGTCGCGCGCGATCTCATGGGCGAGGGTATTCGCGTCAACACGATCCTGCCGGGCATCTTCGAGACGCCGATGATGGCGGGCATGCCGCAGCAGGTGCAGGATGCGCTCGCGGCGATGGTTCCCTTCCCCAAGCGACTGGGCAAGCCCGCCGAATATGCCAAGCTGGCGCTCTTCATGCTGGAGCACGACTATATGAACGGCGAATCCGTCCGCCTCGACGGCGCGATCCGACTGGGGCCGAGGTAA
- a CDS encoding TetR family transcriptional regulator: MAQGTSSTESGTPPPGARAQLLETASAIMRDGDVIDISLSELSLRSGLNSALVKYYFGNKAGLLKALLDRDWQAIVTSVDALLAKDGWSPEAKLRRHLWKVVDTFYEVPYLNRLTMRMVRESDDAEARRIADCYLSPIYRAYEQLIGDGVRAGVFREIDPQLFYFTVTGAVDRFFSARLVLKHCFDQDTLTEELRDRYREHTIDIIMAGILAR; encoded by the coding sequence ATGGCGCAGGGCACTTCCTCCACCGAATCCGGCACGCCGCCTCCCGGCGCGCGGGCGCAGCTGCTGGAAACGGCCAGCGCGATCATGCGCGATGGCGACGTGATCGACATCTCGCTGTCCGAACTGTCGCTGCGCTCGGGGCTCAATTCCGCGCTGGTGAAGTATTACTTCGGCAACAAGGCCGGGCTGCTCAAGGCGCTGCTCGACCGTGACTGGCAGGCCATCGTCACCAGCGTCGACGCGCTGCTGGCGAAGGACGGCTGGTCGCCCGAGGCCAAGTTGCGGCGCCATCTCTGGAAGGTCGTCGATACCTTCTACGAAGTGCCTTATCTCAACCGCCTGACGATGCGGATGGTACGCGAAAGCGACGATGCCGAGGCGCGCCGCATCGCCGACTGCTATCTCTCGCCGATCTACCGCGCCTATGAACAGCTCATCGGCGACGGGGTGCGGGCGGGTGTCTTCCGTGAAATCGATCCGCAACTGTTCTACTTTACCGTGACCGGGGCGGTGGACCGGTTCTTCTCGGCGCGGCTGGTGCTGAAGCATTGCTTCGACCAGGACACATTGACCGAGGAACTGCGCGACCGCTACCGCGAGCACACGATCGACATCATCATGGCAGGTATCCTTGCGCGCTGA
- a CDS encoding nuclear transport factor 2 family protein, which yields MAKFTPQQAADVLAIKQVVYEWGDELDIHNGLEMRSADVLAEDVAYNVGGEWREGLPAVETFYKGRAEALRAGAGLMTMRHIITSLRVSFDDADHAKVGYLLVFFAAVGEAPFEKYCDPLAVADVKMECRRDSDGEWRITRFDSGQIFKRG from the coding sequence GTGGCGAAATTCACTCCCCAGCAGGCAGCGGACGTGCTTGCCATCAAGCAGGTCGTCTATGAATGGGGCGACGAACTGGACATTCACAACGGCCTCGAAATGCGCAGCGCCGACGTTCTGGCCGAGGATGTGGCCTACAACGTCGGCGGCGAATGGCGCGAGGGACTGCCCGCGGTCGAGACCTTCTACAAAGGCCGCGCCGAAGCGCTGCGGGCAGGCGCGGGCCTGATGACCATGCGCCATATCATCACTTCGCTGCGGGTTTCCTTCGACGATGCCGACCATGCGAAAGTCGGCTATCTCCTGGTGTTCTTCGCCGCCGTGGGCGAGGCTCCGTTCGAGAAATACTGCGATCCGCTGGCAGTCGCCGACGTGAAGATGGAATGCCGCCGCGACAGCGACGGGGAGTGGCGCATCACCCGCTTCGATTCCGGCCAGATCTTCAAGCGGGGGTAA
- a CDS encoding aspartyl/asparaginyl beta-hydroxylase domain-containing protein, which yields MGDSQVNELAASANARGLAALRSGDFATAIDCHRVAAEADPESGALQRNLATACRAAGDDEGEIAALKAAIALDARDFIAWLRTAQLRTRRGEESQALSAWHAVIQMSQAIGELPPLLAEEVAQGQRVIAGIQATLTQGMETRVSSRLEMLQGRDARRARAFLDAATGKRQIFNDRCSGLHYPFLPADEFFDDDLFPWFDQLAAQADKIRAEAVHVLANCRHLFRPYVQMPKGGHAGPWAVLDGKLDWSACFLWEYGTRNEALAEHCPATFAALDAVPMARIPNRAPTAFFSVLKPGKVIPPHTGVTNTRAIIHLPLVVPPKCGFRVGGEEREWIEGKPFAFSDTIDHEAWNHGEEDRILLIFDAWNPHLSQVEQDAIIEFCDVADSLGLSPQEHDIGR from the coding sequence ATGGGGGATTCCCAAGTCAACGAACTCGCGGCAAGCGCCAACGCGCGAGGCCTTGCAGCGTTACGAAGTGGCGACTTTGCCACCGCAATCGATTGTCATCGGGTCGCAGCAGAGGCCGACCCGGAATCAGGCGCGCTGCAACGGAACCTGGCGACGGCCTGCAGGGCGGCGGGAGACGACGAAGGCGAAATTGCGGCGCTGAAGGCCGCGATCGCGCTGGACGCGCGCGATTTCATTGCCTGGCTGCGCACCGCCCAATTGCGGACACGACGCGGTGAGGAATCGCAAGCCCTCTCCGCGTGGCACGCCGTCATTCAAATGAGTCAGGCGATCGGAGAACTGCCGCCCCTGCTCGCAGAGGAAGTGGCGCAAGGCCAGCGGGTGATCGCCGGCATTCAGGCGACGCTGACACAGGGCATGGAAACCCGCGTCTCCAGCAGGCTGGAAATGCTTCAGGGCCGCGACGCGCGCCGTGCCCGCGCCTTTCTCGACGCAGCGACCGGCAAGCGCCAGATCTTCAACGATCGCTGTTCGGGGCTGCATTACCCATTTCTGCCAGCGGACGAGTTCTTCGATGACGATCTGTTCCCATGGTTCGACCAGCTCGCCGCCCAGGCTGACAAGATTCGCGCAGAAGCGGTTCATGTGCTTGCGAACTGCCGGCATCTCTTCAGGCCGTATGTCCAGATGCCCAAGGGCGGCCATGCTGGCCCATGGGCCGTGCTCGACGGGAAGCTTGACTGGAGCGCCTGCTTCCTCTGGGAATACGGCACCCGCAACGAGGCACTTGCAGAGCATTGCCCTGCCACCTTCGCGGCGCTTGACGCGGTTCCGATGGCCCGCATTCCCAATCGCGCGCCAACCGCGTTCTTCTCCGTCCTGAAACCCGGCAAAGTCATCCCGCCACACACAGGCGTAACCAACACCCGGGCGATCATCCACCTGCCGCTCGTAGTACCCCCAAAATGCGGCTTTCGCGTGGGCGGCGAAGAACGGGAATGGATCGAGGGAAAGCCTTTCGCTTTCTCCGACACGATCGACCACGAAGCATGGAACCACGGAGAAGAGGATAGAATCCTGTTGATCTTCGATGCCTGGAACCCTCACCTTTCGCAGGTTGAACAGGACGCGATCATCGAGTTCTGCGATGTAGCGGACTCACTGGGACTTTCTCCCCAGGAACACGATATCGGCCGCTAA
- the clpB gene encoding ATP-dependent chaperone ClpB has translation MNLEKFTDRAKGFLQAAQTVAIRMNHQRISSDHILKALLEDSEGMASGLIQRAGGNPAFAVQEIDKALGRIPTVSGSGAQGAPGLDNDAVRVLDQAEQLAAKSGDSFVTVERMLLALALATTTSAGQALKAANLTPQALEAAISELRGGRNADSASAENAYDAMKKYARDLTQAARDGKLDPVIGRDEEIRRTVQILARRTKNNPVLIGDPGVGKTAIAEGLALRIANGDVPDSLKDRSLMALDMGSLIAGAKYRGEFEERLKAVLDEVKGADGQIILFIDEMHTLIGAGASEGSMDAGNLLKPALARGELHCIGATTLDEYQKYVEKDAALQRRFQPVFVGEPTVEDTISILRGLKEKYELHHGVRITDGAIVAAATLSNRYITNRFLPDKAIDLMDEAASRIRMEVESKPEEIEKLDRRIIQLKIEEMALGKETDEASKDRLASLREELANLEQQSSELTTRWQNERDKIAAEGRIKEQLDAARVELDQAQRTGDLAKAGELAYGTIPSLERKLSEAQAQAGNALLREEVTEDDIAGVVSRWTGVPVDKMLEGEREKLLKMEDVIGARVIGQKDAVSAVSKAVRRARAGLQDPNRPLGSFLFLGPTGVGKTELTKALAGFLFDDDSAMVRIDMSEFMEKHAVSRLIGAPPGYVGYDEGGVLTEAVRRRPYQVVLFDEVEKAHPDVFNVLLQVLDDGRLTDGQGRVVDFTNTLIILTSNLGSQYLTQLDEGQDVDTVEPQVMEVVRGHFRPEFLNRLDEIVLFHRLGQEHMGPIVDIQVARVQKLLKDRKIVLDLTDAAKRWLGRVGYDPVYGARPLKRAVQRYVQDPLAEKLLAGEVPDGSHVHIDDGDGALAISVE, from the coding sequence ATGAATCTCGAAAAGTTCACTGACCGGGCCAAGGGTTTCCTTCAGGCGGCGCAGACTGTTGCGATCCGCATGAATCATCAGCGCATCAGCTCCGACCACATCCTCAAGGCCCTTCTTGAGGATAGCGAGGGCATGGCTTCCGGCCTCATCCAGCGCGCGGGCGGCAATCCGGCCTTCGCGGTGCAGGAAATCGACAAGGCGCTCGGCAGGATTCCCACGGTTTCGGGCAGCGGTGCCCAGGGCGCTCCGGGGCTGGACAACGATGCCGTGCGCGTGCTCGACCAGGCCGAGCAACTCGCCGCCAAGTCGGGCGACAGCTTCGTCACCGTGGAGCGCATGCTGCTCGCGCTGGCGCTGGCCACCACGACTTCGGCGGGGCAGGCGCTCAAGGCCGCCAACCTCACGCCCCAGGCGCTGGAGGCGGCGATTTCCGAACTGCGCGGCGGCCGCAATGCCGACAGCGCTTCGGCCGAAAACGCCTATGACGCGATGAAGAAGTATGCCCGCGACCTCACGCAGGCCGCGCGCGACGGCAAGCTCGACCCGGTGATCGGCCGTGACGAGGAAATCCGCCGCACCGTCCAGATCCTCGCCCGCCGCACCAAGAACAACCCCGTGCTCATCGGCGACCCCGGCGTTGGCAAGACCGCCATCGCCGAGGGCCTGGCGCTGCGCATCGCCAATGGCGACGTGCCCGACAGCCTCAAGGACCGCAGCCTCATGGCGCTCGACATGGGCTCGCTGATCGCGGGCGCCAAGTATCGCGGCGAGTTCGAGGAACGCCTCAAGGCAGTGCTCGACGAAGTGAAGGGCGCGGACGGCCAGATCATCCTGTTCATCGACGAGATGCACACGCTGATCGGCGCGGGCGCTTCCGAAGGTTCGATGGATGCGGGCAACCTGCTGAAGCCCGCCCTCGCACGCGGCGAACTGCACTGCATCGGCGCGACCACCCTCGATGAATACCAGAAGTACGTCGAGAAGGACGCGGCCTTGCAGCGCCGGTTCCAGCCGGTCTTCGTGGGCGAGCCGACGGTGGAGGACACGATCTCGATCCTGCGCGGGCTCAAGGAGAAGTACGAGCTGCATCACGGCGTGCGGATCACCGACGGCGCCATTGTGGCGGCGGCGACGCTCTCCAACCGCTACATCACCAACCGCTTCCTGCCGGACAAGGCGATCGACCTCATGGACGAGGCCGCCAGCCGCATCCGCATGGAAGTGGAGAGCAAGCCCGAGGAGATCGAGAAGCTCGACCGCCGTATCATCCAGCTCAAGATCGAGGAAATGGCCCTCGGCAAGGAGACCGACGAGGCATCGAAGGACCGCCTTGCCTCTCTGCGCGAGGAACTGGCCAATCTCGAACAGCAGTCGAGCGAACTGACCACGCGCTGGCAGAACGAGCGCGACAAGATCGCCGCGGAAGGCAGGATCAAGGAGCAGCTCGATGCCGCGCGCGTCGAGCTCGATCAGGCCCAGCGGACAGGCGACCTCGCCAAGGCGGGCGAGCTTGCCTATGGCACGATCCCCTCGCTGGAGCGCAAGCTGTCCGAGGCGCAGGCCCAGGCCGGAAACGCGCTCCTGCGTGAAGAGGTGACCGAGGACGACATCGCCGGCGTTGTTAGCCGCTGGACCGGGGTTCCGGTGGACAAGATGCTGGAAGGCGAGCGCGAGAAGCTCCTCAAGATGGAGGACGTGATCGGCGCGCGCGTGATCGGCCAGAAGGATGCGGTCTCGGCCGTTTCCAAGGCGGTGCGGCGCGCCCGCGCCGGGCTTCAGGATCCGAACCGACCGCTGGGCTCGTTCCTGTTCCTCGGCCCGACGGGTGTCGGCAAGACCGAGCTGACCAAGGCGCTCGCGGGCTTCCTGTTCGACGACGACAGCGCGATGGTCCGCATCGACATGAGCGAGTTCATGGAGAAGCACGCGGTGTCCCGCCTGATCGGCGCGCCTCCGGGCTATGTCGGCTACGACGAGGGCGGCGTTCTGACAGAGGCGGTGCGGCGCCGGCCTTATCAGGTCGTGCTGTTCGACGAGGTCGAGAAGGCGCACCCGGACGTGTTCAACGTGCTGCTGCAAGTGCTCGACGACGGACGCCTGACCGATGGGCAGGGCAGGGTGGTGGATTTCACCAACACCCTGATCATCCTGACCAGCAACCTCGGCAGCCAGTACCTGACCCAGCTTGACGAAGGGCAGGACGTGGACACCGTGGAGCCGCAAGTGATGGAAGTGGTGCGCGGGCATTTCCGCCCCGAATTCCTCAACCGTCTCGACGAGATCGTGCTGTTCCACCGCCTCGGCCAGGAGCACATGGGTCCGATCGTCGATATCCAGGTGGCGCGTGTCCAGAAGCTGCTCAAGGACCGCAAGATCGTGCTCGACCTGACCGACGCGGCCAAGCGCTGGCTCGGCCGGGTGGGCTACGATCCGGTCTACGGCGCCAGGCCCTTGAAGCGGGCGGTCCAGCGCTACGTCCAGGACCCGCTGGCAGAGAAGCTGCTGGCAGGCGAAGTGCCGGACGGTTCGCACGTCCACATCGACGACGGCGACGGCGCGCTGGCGATCAGCGTGGAGTAA